The Pedosphaera parvula Ellin514 genome has a segment encoding these proteins:
- a CDS encoding HupE/UreJ family protein encodes MINALTFFKVFRLAGLAVLWQLCRLTVQAHDPGLSAVALQLREDSLHADLSMALGDVRLLVPSLEASGDGHVIRQTFETAQPQLRKLAEQSLEVTWGGGQMRPEGIQIQADNSQAIHFLINFPRERSSHLSVRSALISRLSRGHRQYAALRGEHGELLAERMLDASNCTLESAVPTLVASTVPKVPVSNPQTFRSFLFLGVEHILTGYDHICFLLGLLIVGGNLRATLKIITAFTLAHSITLALTVLNILQISPRIVEPLIAVSIVYVGVENILRRNNLRRRWLLSFGFGLIHGCGFAAALRELNIGANGGGYALPLFSFNLGVEMGQLAIAAIVLPIIWKLKSQPAFSIRFAPACSAIVSLAGAYWLIQRVWFN; translated from the coding sequence ATGATCAACGCGCTTACATTTTTCAAAGTGTTCCGGCTGGCAGGTCTGGCTGTTCTCTGGCAGCTCTGCAGATTAACAGTCCAAGCCCACGATCCGGGATTAAGCGCGGTCGCATTGCAGTTGCGGGAGGATTCACTTCATGCCGATCTCTCGATGGCATTGGGTGACGTCCGCCTGCTGGTGCCTTCGTTGGAGGCCTCCGGGGATGGTCACGTAATCCGGCAGACGTTTGAGACTGCCCAGCCGCAACTCCGGAAGCTGGCGGAACAATCCCTCGAGGTGACCTGGGGAGGGGGACAGATGCGGCCTGAAGGGATTCAAATACAGGCAGATAACAGCCAGGCCATTCATTTCCTTATCAATTTCCCACGGGAGAGGTCCTCACACCTGAGCGTGCGCTCCGCTCTAATATCGAGGCTATCCCGTGGGCATCGTCAATACGCGGCATTGCGCGGCGAACATGGGGAACTTCTTGCTGAACGCATGCTCGACGCGAGCAACTGCACTTTGGAAAGCGCAGTGCCAACACTTGTCGCTTCAACGGTTCCAAAGGTTCCGGTTTCCAATCCCCAAACCTTTCGCAGTTTTCTTTTCCTCGGTGTCGAACACATCCTGACCGGGTATGATCACATTTGCTTCCTGCTCGGCTTGCTGATCGTGGGTGGTAATTTAAGGGCGACCTTAAAAATCATCACCGCTTTTACCCTGGCTCATTCAATTACCCTGGCGCTCACCGTGTTGAATATTCTGCAAATTTCCCCGCGCATCGTGGAACCGCTCATAGCGGTTTCCATCGTCTATGTGGGTGTGGAGAACATCCTGCGCCGAAATAATCTCCGCCGCCGTTGGTTGCTGAGCTTTGGCTTTGGTTTGATTCATGGATGCGGTTTTGCCGCTGCCTTGCGTGAATTGAACATCGGTGCTAATGGCGGCGGTTACGCTCTTCCTCTGTTTTCATTCAATCTCGGGGTTGAGATGGGCCAACTGGCCATTGCCGCCATTGTGTTGCCCATTATTTGGAAATTGAAAAGCCAGCCTGCTTTCTCCATCCGCTTCGCTCCAGCCTGTTCAGCCATTGTTTCCCTGGCAGGCGCTTACTGGCTCATTCAAAGGGTTTGGTTCAATTAA
- a CDS encoding DUF4331 domain-containing protein, translating to MRIPNLKLPFARAMALAVLSFIPAAAFASSHMDAPLITLDPAANTADVYAFVSQLQTGTNTDTGAPTFTKYLTVALTVYPFEEPGEGPNNFRFDDNVLYTIHICKTNANNFRNKNNDLATGTKTITYQFKFNTQYQNRGTILNSFLGVVNDVGDTNQNMIQTYQVFKVDNKNGNSSTLLGSGIVPPNNQGIATPFYNQGDNGNNPARPGVTTTNELDRYTLESIAQLGGGYLAFAGQRDDGFYGDIQAIFDLLQFHTPGIDSQGGFNIHTIVLNIPVDDIGGDRQVVGVYASNFRRQLTVLRDGVNGNSTASGGYVQVARQGNPLFNELFVAVADKDRYNRTAPTVDKSTFAKYALNPEPAALFSSIVSTLPDNLLHDRTDLATIFIPDIIKVDLSTPPARLAGGGDNDADDTGFSRLSIFGNDILFSTLQTNVNGGIVAGGWPNGRRFGDDVVDIALTSLVSDLRTNGTGQISVIGDNVDHNDVPFNKVFPYAPTPNNGRIHGHHGVAP from the coding sequence ATGAGAATCCCCAACCTTAAACTACCGTTCGCACGGGCCATGGCGCTGGCTGTGTTGAGCTTTATTCCTGCTGCAGCTTTTGCCAGCAGCCATATGGACGCGCCCTTGATTACACTCGATCCCGCTGCAAATACGGCGGACGTTTATGCTTTCGTCAGCCAGCTTCAAACAGGTACGAACACAGACACCGGGGCACCGACCTTCACCAAATACCTGACGGTTGCACTGACAGTGTATCCATTCGAGGAACCTGGCGAAGGGCCAAACAACTTTCGTTTTGATGATAATGTGTTGTATACCATTCATATCTGCAAAACGAACGCCAACAACTTTCGCAACAAGAATAACGACCTGGCCACCGGCACCAAAACCATTACCTATCAGTTCAAGTTCAACACCCAATATCAAAATAGAGGAACGATTCTAAACTCCTTCCTCGGTGTGGTGAACGATGTGGGTGACACGAATCAGAACATGATTCAAACCTATCAGGTTTTCAAAGTGGACAATAAGAATGGCAACTCCAGCACCCTTTTGGGTTCGGGCATAGTTCCGCCCAATAATCAAGGTATTGCCACGCCATTCTACAATCAGGGTGACAACGGGAACAATCCCGCAAGACCGGGCGTAACCACTACCAATGAACTGGATCGTTATACCCTCGAAAGCATTGCTCAGTTGGGTGGCGGTTACCTCGCCTTTGCGGGACAGCGAGATGACGGCTTTTATGGCGATATCCAGGCCATCTTCGATCTCCTGCAGTTCCACACTCCGGGTATTGATTCCCAGGGCGGCTTTAATATCCATACTATTGTATTGAATATTCCCGTTGACGATATTGGTGGCGATCGACAGGTGGTCGGAGTTTATGCCAGTAACTTTCGGCGTCAACTGACCGTGCTGCGAGATGGGGTGAATGGGAATAGCACGGCCAGTGGAGGTTACGTTCAGGTTGCCCGTCAGGGTAATCCGCTCTTCAATGAACTTTTTGTAGCGGTGGCGGATAAAGATAGATATAACCGCACTGCACCGACTGTGGACAAAAGCACGTTTGCCAAATATGCTTTAAATCCCGAGCCGGCAGCATTGTTCAGTTCAATTGTCAGCACCCTGCCTGACAATCTGCTCCACGACCGCACAGATCTTGCCACCATCTTTATCCCTGATATTATCAAGGTGGATCTTTCCACGCCACCCGCCCGCCTCGCCGGTGGTGGGGATAACGATGCCGATGATACCGGTTTCAGCCGCCTCAGCATCTTTGGCAATGACATCCTGTTCAGCACCCTGCAAACAAATGTTAATGGTGGCATCGTAGCGGGTGGCTGGCCCAATGGCCGCCGCTTCGGTGACGACGTGGTTGACATCGCCCTCACCTCCCTTGTCAGCGATCTCCGGACAAACGGCACGGGTCAAATCAGCGTCATTGGGGACAACGTCGATCATAACGATGTGCCTTTCAACAAGGTCTTCCCTTATGCGCCAACCCCCAACAACGGGCGCATACACGGACACCATGGCGTAGCTCCTTAA
- a CDS encoding tetratricopeptide repeat protein, whose protein sequence is MNQKKSILKLGWFVGCFSGLVAAILCLTGCEPKVPKVEKDQPANTNKPQAQVNGTELAATPDPCSIILLPTQGATSVDQDISKAQQVIKAGGFNAFVSIEKLGWLYVSKARSTFDPGYYKLAEQCALCMADKEPTNLAALLLRGHVLDSMHRFKEAEPIARELVAKRGLSFDYGLLGDVLMEMGRLDEAIEVYQKMIDLRPDLHSYARVAHVRWLKGDLQGATEVMQMAVQATSPKDAETAAWVYSRMANYQLQAGNIDNALKHSEAALEFQKDYAPALLAKGRLLLADHREEEAIEPLRRAVALNPLPDYQWTLAEALRATGKPDAALENQIKQMGPASDPRTASLYLASTKQDPATAVRLAQEELNNRGDVQSHDALAWALASAGQYEEAAVHSDAALAEGTQDARMFYHAGIIEENRGNSEKAMQLLIEAHGYQQMLLPSERDNLTDHLTALGLNLAGLEPQIIDSDRKLVATGK, encoded by the coding sequence ATGAACCAGAAGAAGAGCATTTTGAAGCTTGGCTGGTTTGTGGGTTGTTTCTCCGGGCTGGTTGCGGCGATCCTTTGTTTAACTGGTTGTGAGCCGAAGGTGCCCAAAGTTGAGAAGGACCAGCCTGCAAACACCAACAAACCACAAGCACAGGTTAATGGCACCGAGTTGGCCGCGACGCCTGATCCCTGCAGCATCATCCTGCTGCCGACGCAAGGGGCGACAAGCGTGGATCAGGATATTTCCAAAGCCCAGCAAGTTATCAAGGCCGGAGGATTCAATGCCTTTGTCTCGATTGAAAAACTTGGCTGGCTTTACGTTTCCAAAGCCCGCAGCACCTTTGATCCGGGCTATTACAAGCTGGCGGAGCAATGTGCCTTATGCATGGCGGACAAAGAACCGACAAATCTGGCGGCCCTGCTTTTGCGCGGTCACGTGCTGGATAGCATGCATCGCTTCAAGGAAGCTGAGCCGATCGCGCGGGAATTGGTGGCCAAGCGTGGGCTTTCATTTGATTACGGATTGTTGGGGGACGTATTGATGGAAATGGGCAGACTGGATGAAGCGATTGAGGTTTACCAAAAAATGATCGACCTGCGGCCTGATCTGCATTCGTACGCCCGGGTGGCGCATGTCCGCTGGTTGAAAGGTGATTTGCAGGGGGCCACGGAGGTGATGCAAATGGCGGTGCAGGCGACCAGTCCCAAGGATGCTGAAACGGCAGCGTGGGTTTACTCGCGGATGGCCAATTACCAGCTACAGGCCGGGAACATTGACAATGCCTTAAAACATTCTGAAGCGGCACTCGAATTTCAAAAGGATTACGCCCCCGCACTGCTGGCCAAGGGACGGCTTTTGCTTGCGGATCATCGCGAAGAAGAAGCCATCGAACCGCTCAGACGCGCGGTCGCGCTGAATCCATTGCCGGATTACCAATGGACATTGGCAGAGGCTCTGCGCGCCACCGGTAAACCTGATGCGGCTTTGGAAAATCAGATCAAGCAGATGGGGCCGGCGTCTGATCCGCGCACTGCCTCCCTCTATCTGGCCTCCACCAAGCAGGATCCTGCCACAGCCGTTCGGCTGGCCCAGGAGGAACTTAATAACCGTGGAGACGTGCAATCTCATGATGCACTCGCCTGGGCGCTGGCTTCCGCCGGCCAATATGAAGAGGCTGCGGTTCATAGTGACGCAGCGCTGGCTGAAGGCACGCAGGATGCCAGGATGTTTTACCATGCGGGAATTATTGAAGAAAATCGGGGCAACTCCGAAAAAGCCATGCAGTTACTGATTGAAGCTCATGGCTATCAACAAATGCTGCTACCTTCCGAAAGAGATAATTTAACCGACCATCTAACGGCCCTGGGATTGAATCTGGCGGGTTTGGAACCACAGATCATCGATTCAGACCGTAAGCTTGTTGCCACAGGAAAATAA
- the purS gene encoding phosphoribosylformylglycinamidine synthase subunit PurS: MKAKIIITPKKAVLDPQGKTVQNALEHMGYQGISAVHVGKYLEIEVAGDKETIRKQIDEACHKILSNPVIEDYRFELE, from the coding sequence ATGAAAGCTAAGATTATCATCACGCCAAAAAAGGCCGTTCTTGACCCTCAAGGTAAAACCGTACAAAACGCGCTCGAACACATGGGCTATCAAGGAATTAGCGCGGTTCATGTGGGAAAATATCTGGAAATTGAGGTCGCCGGCGATAAGGAGACCATTCGCAAACAGATCGATGAGGCATGTCACAAAATTTTGAGTAATCCGGTGATCGAGGACTATCGCTTTGAGCTGGAATGA
- the purQ gene encoding phosphoribosylformylglycinamidine synthase subunit PurQ: MNFAVLQFPASNCDQDAVHALRNVFGHSARLLWHKETSLGDVDAVLIPGGFSYGDYLRTGAIARFSPVMQAVQTFAANGGLVLGICNGFQILCEAGLLPGALIRNRSLQFRCEHVFVKTVTKDSPFTGQVPDGKLMRIPIAHGEGCYFADEETISRLKSNNQILWQYVNDKGEATEVANPNGSVQNIAGICNERRNVAGLMPHPERACEPLLGSADGRLIFESFLNYLQNKNVAKAA, encoded by the coding sequence ATGAATTTTGCTGTTCTTCAATTCCCCGCATCGAACTGCGACCAGGACGCCGTGCACGCCCTGCGCAATGTCTTTGGCCATTCTGCCCGCCTGCTTTGGCACAAGGAAACCTCACTGGGCGATGTCGATGCCGTGCTGATTCCGGGCGGCTTCAGCTATGGCGATTATCTGCGCACCGGTGCCATTGCCCGTTTCAGCCCGGTGATGCAAGCAGTGCAGACCTTCGCTGCCAATGGCGGCCTGGTGCTTGGCATCTGCAATGGATTCCAAATCCTTTGCGAAGCCGGCCTGCTTCCCGGCGCACTGATTCGCAATCGTTCGCTCCAGTTTCGCTGTGAGCATGTGTTCGTGAAGACGGTCACGAAGGATTCTCCATTTACGGGCCAGGTTCCCGACGGCAAGCTGATGCGCATACCGATTGCCCATGGCGAGGGCTGCTATTTTGCGGACGAAGAAACGATTTCCAGGCTTAAGTCAAACAATCAAATTCTTTGGCAATACGTCAACGACAAGGGCGAGGCGACTGAAGTAGCTAATCCCAACGGCTCCGTCCAGAACATTGCGGGAATTTGCAATGAACGCCGAAACGTGGCTGGTCTCATGCCTCATCCTGAGCGCGCCTGTGAACCCCTCCTCGGCAGTGCCGATGGACGGCTGATCTTCGAAAGCTTCCTTAATTACCTTCAGAACAAAAACGTGGCCAAAGCGGCTTGA
- the purF gene encoding amidophosphoribosyltransferase, translated as MQHYPKHYCGVFGIFGHPNAAQLTYYGLYALQHRGQESAGIVTSDNGHFNEYKGMGLVSQIFKGEALSELTGNMAIGHTRYSTTGSSHIRNAQPLTGNCRLGRIAIAHNGNLTNAAQVRDELEAQGLMFQTTVDSEIVLNLLAQPTLGGHDNNLIETVRRIEGAYSLCILTERELIGVRDPHGFRPLSIGKVDGAYVLASETCAFDLIHAEFIRDVEPGEIVVIDKNGLRSIKAFPEHQRRAFCIFEYVYFARPDSTIADRNVYKVRVEMGRELAREHPVKADLVIPVPDSGNCAALGYSLESGIPFEMAFVRNHYVGRSFLQPSQLIRDFDVRVKLNLIGNLVKGKRVIVVDDSIVRGTTSKSRVNNLKEAGAKEVHVMVSCPPHMNPCVYGIDFPDRSKLMAANHSLEEIRQYLNADSLHYLSQDGMVKATGLPKSNFCMACYDGNYPVKYDSMVDKHIMERRVGKPHGLGEELKKEELQKQLL; from the coding sequence ATGCAGCACTATCCCAAACATTATTGCGGTGTTTTCGGCATTTTTGGCCATCCAAATGCGGCTCAACTTACCTATTATGGGTTGTACGCCTTGCAGCATCGGGGCCAGGAAAGCGCCGGCATTGTAACGTCCGATAACGGACACTTTAACGAATACAAAGGGATGGGGCTGGTATCGCAAATCTTCAAGGGCGAAGCCCTGAGCGAATTGACCGGTAACATGGCGATCGGCCATACGCGTTATTCCACGACCGGTTCTTCGCATATCCGCAATGCGCAACCGCTCACGGGTAATTGCCGATTAGGGCGCATCGCCATTGCGCATAACGGCAACCTGACCAATGCAGCCCAGGTGCGCGATGAACTGGAAGCGCAAGGTTTGATGTTTCAAACCACTGTTGACAGCGAAATCGTGCTGAACTTGCTGGCCCAACCAACACTCGGCGGTCACGATAACAATTTGATTGAAACTGTCCGCCGCATTGAAGGTGCTTACTCCCTTTGCATTCTAACCGAACGCGAACTCATCGGTGTGCGCGACCCACATGGGTTTCGTCCTCTTTCCATTGGCAAGGTGGATGGCGCTTACGTTTTAGCCAGTGAAACCTGCGCTTTTGATTTGATTCATGCGGAGTTCATCCGCGACGTGGAACCCGGTGAAATCGTGGTAATCGATAAAAACGGCTTGCGTAGCATTAAAGCTTTTCCCGAGCATCAGCGCCGAGCTTTTTGCATTTTTGAATACGTTTATTTCGCCCGTCCGGACAGCACCATCGCGGACCGCAATGTGTATAAGGTCCGCGTCGAAATGGGCCGTGAACTCGCCAGGGAACATCCGGTCAAGGCTGACCTTGTGATTCCGGTGCCAGACAGCGGCAACTGCGCCGCCTTGGGATATTCCCTTGAATCCGGCATTCCGTTTGAGATGGCATTTGTGCGCAACCATTACGTCGGCCGCAGCTTCCTGCAACCATCGCAATTGATTCGCGACTTCGACGTTCGGGTGAAGTTGAACTTGATTGGCAACCTGGTTAAAGGCAAGCGAGTCATTGTGGTGGATGATTCCATTGTGCGCGGTACAACCAGTAAATCCCGGGTGAATAACCTTAAAGAAGCAGGTGCCAAGGAAGTGCATGTGATGGTGAGTTGCCCTCCGCATATGAATCCGTGCGTTTACGGCATTGATTTCCCCGATCGCAGCAAACTGATGGCGGCGAATCATTCATTGGAAGAAATCCGCCAGTATCTTAACGCCGACTCCCTCCACTATCTTTCCCAGGACGGCATGGTAAAGGCCACCGGCCTGCCCAAAAGCAACTTTTGTATGGCCTGTTACGATGGCAACTATCCCGTGAAATATGATTCCATGGTGGACAAACACATCATGGAACGTCGTGTTGGAAAACCGCATGGCTTAGGCGAAGAATTGAAGAAGGAAGAGCTGCAAAAGCAGTTGCTTTAA
- a CDS encoding amino acid permease: protein MEIDTVGRPRNVGWARAAALIYGDWGTSKAYVIGLALYSVGFSALPHLLAVCAVTGLVGINYIWICKHFPNGGGVYTAAGLHSRRLAMIGGLLLLADYIVTASLSCLDGFHYLGFDQEAAKKWAITAIFIIGAINFFGPRHSGAVAVWLAIPTIMTVAVLIAAGTPHLNHFHPEPPKEGFLHNWVAFVGMILALSGVEAAASSTGVLRLDPDASFDRPSVNRTSRRAILVVMAEVVLGTAILSVLAMCLPDEAVKHENDLLRYMGEVFISQKFGLIVGWVFGVLLLSAVNTAISGMISLLYVMARDKEIPETFSHLNNHGVPWVALMIATVLPVIVLNVDDSVTGLASLYAIGVVGAIVINIGSCAFAKQRLKLKNYEQYTMFATFILLGLIWITIALTKLTALIFVIVILVIGLALREITQRRRRAMPAPAVIGVGVPLAPAPMPIVAPSAPAEPTPSYEGRFLGETILVAARGWTPALQFALEESKLRDAQLLVLFIREVNIQIDRQGDWRNDFQARELFSRVLSEAHDSKIKPLYTTSDSPADTIIDIAATFGADTVVLGGTRRATLVHMLKGNVVAQVASNLPESMHVIVIG from the coding sequence ATGGAAATCGATACAGTAGGCAGGCCCCGTAACGTGGGCTGGGCAAGGGCCGCTGCGCTCATATACGGCGATTGGGGCACGAGCAAGGCTTATGTCATTGGTCTGGCTTTATATTCCGTGGGCTTCTCTGCCCTGCCCCATCTGCTCGCAGTTTGTGCGGTAACCGGATTGGTTGGCATCAATTATATCTGGATTTGCAAACACTTCCCCAATGGCGGTGGAGTCTATACAGCGGCAGGTCTCCATTCCCGGCGATTGGCGATGATCGGTGGTTTGCTGTTGCTCGCTGATTATATCGTAACGGCTTCACTGAGCTGTTTGGACGGATTTCATTATCTCGGATTCGATCAGGAAGCGGCAAAGAAATGGGCCATCACGGCCATTTTCATAATCGGTGCCATCAATTTCTTTGGCCCAAGACATTCCGGTGCCGTGGCGGTTTGGCTGGCGATACCGACCATCATGACCGTGGCGGTGCTGATTGCGGCAGGCACGCCCCACCTAAACCATTTTCACCCCGAACCGCCAAAAGAGGGGTTTCTACACAACTGGGTGGCGTTCGTCGGAATGATCCTCGCGCTATCCGGTGTTGAAGCTGCTGCCAGCAGCACGGGTGTATTGCGCCTGGATCCCGACGCCAGTTTTGATCGTCCCTCGGTTAACCGCACTTCACGACGGGCCATTCTCGTCGTAATGGCTGAAGTGGTACTCGGAACTGCCATCCTAAGTGTGCTCGCCATGTGCCTGCCGGACGAAGCCGTAAAGCATGAAAACGATCTGCTGCGCTACATGGGCGAAGTGTTTATCAGCCAAAAGTTCGGTCTGATTGTAGGCTGGGTTTTCGGCGTGCTGCTGCTCTCCGCCGTCAATACTGCAATCTCTGGAATGATTTCACTGCTTTATGTAATGGCACGGGACAAGGAGATCCCGGAAACGTTTTCACACTTAAATAATCATGGAGTTCCGTGGGTGGCGTTGATGATCGCCACCGTGCTGCCGGTCATCGTCTTGAATGTGGATGATTCAGTGACCGGGCTGGCATCGCTCTACGCCATCGGGGTTGTAGGAGCAATCGTGATCAATATTGGTTCCTGCGCTTTCGCCAAGCAGCGGCTTAAGCTGAAGAATTATGAACAATACACCATGTTTGCCACTTTCATTTTGTTGGGCCTGATCTGGATCACCATTGCTCTGACAAAACTGACAGCGCTCATTTTCGTAATTGTTATCCTGGTCATCGGGCTGGCGCTCCGGGAAATCACCCAGCGCCGGCGGCGGGCCATGCCTGCACCTGCTGTCATTGGAGTTGGTGTTCCGTTGGCGCCGGCACCGATGCCGATAGTAGCTCCTTCTGCCCCCGCCGAACCCACGCCGTCCTATGAAGGCAGGTTTCTTGGAGAAACAATCCTGGTGGCTGCTCGCGGCTGGACCCCGGCCCTGCAATTCGCCTTGGAAGAAAGCAAGCTGCGTGATGCGCAATTGCTGGTACTTTTTATTCGCGAAGTAAATATCCAGATCGATCGGCAAGGCGATTGGCGCAACGATTTTCAAGCGCGTGAGTTATTCAGCCGGGTACTAAGTGAAGCACACGACAGCAAAATCAAGCCCTTGTATACCACGAGCGATTCACCAGCAGATACCATTATTGATATTGCCGCGACCTTCGGGGCGGATACTGTGGTGCTGGGCGGCACTCGTCGCGCAACCCTGGTACACATGCTGAAAGGAAATGTGGTGGCACAAGTGGCTTCGAACCTCCCTGAGTCCATGCACGTGATCGTGATCGGCTAA
- a CDS encoding Mut7-C RNAse domain-containing protein — protein MSRIGKAYETKFRAILVQLRARKADQGVRWLMDRARYLSREKAITPAQALAEVYGHALHSLRIFVRHDQSRDSMLHGQPAIPRFLCDAGLGGLARWLRASGYEAVWIQDINDDDLLIEGQRLKATILTTDSMLMERRVLRDRIIPAVWVPPTLTMLEQLALIFQELDLQMRGSRCMACGGELLEVDKESVSDRIPPRTLKWLDQFYQCSQCGKLFWHGTHWRKIIQRLEAV, from the coding sequence ATGAGCCGTATTGGGAAGGCTTACGAAACAAAGTTCCGCGCGATTTTGGTGCAGCTTCGGGCTCGCAAGGCAGATCAAGGGGTTCGTTGGTTGATGGATCGAGCCCGGTATCTGAGCAGGGAAAAAGCAATTACTCCCGCGCAGGCTTTGGCCGAAGTATACGGCCATGCCCTTCACTCGCTACGTATTTTTGTCCGCCACGACCAGAGCCGGGATTCCATGCTCCATGGCCAACCCGCCATACCCCGATTCTTATGCGACGCCGGTCTTGGCGGGCTGGCGCGTTGGCTCCGAGCTTCTGGTTATGAAGCGGTGTGGATCCAGGATATAAATGATGACGATCTTTTAATCGAAGGGCAGCGGCTCAAAGCAACAATTCTTACGACCGACAGCATGCTGATGGAAAGGCGCGTGCTGCGGGATCGTATCATTCCGGCGGTTTGGGTGCCGCCAACGCTGACCATGCTGGAACAACTGGCACTTATTTTTCAGGAGCTTGACCTGCAGATGCGTGGCTCGCGTTGCATGGCCTGTGGTGGTGAATTGCTGGAGGTCGACAAGGAGTCGGTCAGCGATCGTATTCCGCCACGCACCTTGAAATGGCTTGATCAGTTCTATCAATGCAGCCAGTGCGGTAAATTATTCTGGCATGGCACGCATTGGAGAAAAATCATCCAAAGACTTGAAGCGGTGTAA
- a CDS encoding nuclease-related domain-containing protein, with product MFAQFIHSVAATRPLWASLGRARFLQWVQGLDTPKPRAQQRALSLPGESTHRQLQALESRMVDSFIVEAALVCVVTVGLLMGREPGTLRPNPVWLVIFALCGMAAFGCALRLKRMKRNRRTLWLAFNGERVVGEALASLTNHGYHVFHDLPLTKDWSIDHIVVGPSGVYAVETKVRPVPDQKAGPVSREVVYDGKGLQFPDHYDARRLAQTKAQAERLEKLLLGAIGNMIEVKPVLTIPGWSVQYTTEEDKSLVMTPKMLRAAILNDKEPILSADRIQKIVEDLEQKY from the coding sequence ATGTTCGCCCAATTCATTCATTCAGTTGCCGCCACACGACCTCTGTGGGCATCTCTCGGTCGTGCAAGGTTCCTACAGTGGGTGCAAGGTCTGGACACACCCAAACCTCGCGCACAGCAACGCGCCCTCTCTTTGCCAGGCGAATCAACCCACCGGCAACTCCAGGCATTGGAATCCCGCATGGTCGATAGCTTCATCGTGGAAGCTGCATTGGTGTGCGTCGTTACTGTCGGCCTGCTGATGGGCCGTGAACCTGGAACGCTACGACCAAATCCGGTATGGCTGGTGATTTTTGCGCTTTGTGGAATGGCGGCGTTTGGCTGCGCTCTACGTTTGAAGCGGATGAAAAGGAACCGCCGGACACTATGGCTGGCTTTCAATGGCGAACGAGTTGTTGGGGAAGCGTTAGCCAGCCTGACAAATCACGGGTATCACGTCTTTCACGATTTACCTCTCACCAAAGACTGGAGCATCGATCATATCGTAGTTGGACCTTCAGGTGTTTACGCAGTGGAAACCAAGGTGCGACCGGTTCCTGACCAAAAGGCCGGACCTGTTTCCCGCGAAGTGGTATACGATGGCAAGGGGTTGCAGTTCCCTGATCATTATGATGCCAGGCGACTGGCACAAACCAAAGCCCAGGCGGAACGATTGGAAAAGCTCCTCCTAGGCGCCATCGGAAACATGATTGAAGTCAAACCGGTGCTGACAATTCCGGGATGGTCGGTTCAGTACACTACCGAGGAAGATAAGAGTTTGGTAATGACCCCGAAAATGTTGCGGGCCGCGATTCTGAACGACAAGGAACCCATCCTGTCTGCTGACCGCATCCAGAAAATCGTCGAGGATCTGGAGCAAAAATATTGA